taatagatggaGTACCACTTAATACCTGCAGTGCTCTATATTGATTTACTATTGTATTTGTGGAAGCTAAaagatgtatacatgtgcatgaaaGTCTTACAGGGATGGCATGTCTGGAAATGGCAAGGTCAATTCCAGACATGCctgtctatgcatacatatgtttatggttGTGTGATTGTGCATGGGTACTTCTctatcaaaatttattttcatatttgttttcaatCTATAAGAATCTCTTTAATGAAAAGCCCTTGTGTAACTTGGGGAAAACATTTGCAAAGTTCTAAGTCACAAATGATTGCAAAAGCTTGTATACTGTGTTTTTGGGAATGGTACAATACTTTGATTTCTTCAGTTTAGTCAGTTACAAGTACATAATacactaatttcttttttaagtgtgtgtgagagaatgagtgagtgagagagagagagagagagagaagagagagagagagagagagagagagagagagagagagagagagcaagtgagtgtatgtgttatgtgttttTTATTTAGTCAAATTAGTAGTGGACAGCATCAACAGACATTGCAGGCTCCCTCACACTAGTTCAACTTGGTCTGTAGCTTAGTGATTGTAAGAATAACATGGACAGGCAAGTAATCTAGTTGTAAGTAGAAAGGATGAGATGAAGTGCTTAATACTGAGTGTGATGGAATAAGACAGGGTAGGAATTGGATGGGTCATTAGATAGGGACAATATTAGTGATGCATTGGATGGAGGCAGTCATGATGAGCAGTGAATAGGATGTAGGATTGGTGGAACATTAGATGGGAGTGGATTGGGGCGTAATATTGATGAGGCATTAGGTGTGGGTAGCATTTAGCTAGCTGGTTTGGAAGAACAGGAATTCCTGTTCCTCCAAACTagcagtgaaagaagaaacagggagagaagacTTAGCATGTAGGTTAGTAAATCATAAGAATATGAAGACCATAggtatatttgaataatttacaaACAAATGTCTTAATCTAAAAAAACATGTTAATTCCAccaggaaaaaaatatatgtagaaaatagGTTCTGCCAAGTAAATGATTTTGTATTGAACATATGTTTTAATTATGTTTCTTAATCATAtgcatttattaattatataatttctcAAGCTGATATTTGGAGGAAGCAATTATAACTTACCTGCATCATGTGCTCTATTTCATTAATGACCTCATCAGCAGTGGCCAGATGACCTTCATCTGTGTTAAGACTGGAAATAATCAGAGAGTGCATATCAAAGGCTTCTGCCAGTTCATCGTCATCAGGTAAATCCAGATCAGTTGTCTCTGTTTcctaagagaaaaaaagaaagaaagaaaaaaatttaaatgctcagtaaaaataaaaataattgaaagaattaaGTATTACTTTCCTCAGATATAGCATGAAATTCTTCAAGATGAATATTCTAGACCACAATCATGGTCTAAAGAGAACAAAAAGTAAACTATTATACATAG
The Octopus sinensis unplaced genomic scaffold, ASM634580v1 Contig12642, whole genome shotgun sequence DNA segment above includes these coding regions:
- the LOC115229437 gene encoding fasciculation and elongation protein zeta-2-like translates to METETTDLDLPDDDELAEAFDMHSLIISSLNTDEGHLATADEVINEIEHMMQDSPSEESPEEEEEISEEMDSYTKVKETLKHLQTITETGMFITVCHQF